The following proteins come from a genomic window of Neptunomonas concharum:
- the metG gene encoding methionine--tRNA ligase, with translation MSENQRKILVTSALPYANGPIHLGHLVEYIQTDIWVRFQKQRGHQCTYVCADDAHGTPIMLKADQMGISPQVLIDQVSQEHQRDFSGFMVGFDNYYSTHSEENKHFASLIYTRLRDKGHIARKTITQAYDPEKEMFLPDRFVKGDCPKCGAQDQYGDSCEKCGATYSPVELKNAYSAVSGAKPIEKESEHYFFKLGDFEDFLRNWVDNHVQAQMIHKLNEWFESGLQNWDISRDAPYWGFEIPDAPGKFFYVWLDAPIGYMASFKNWCEKNGVDFDEYWNESSDTELYHFIGKDIAYFHTLFWPAMLEGAGFRKPNGVFCHGFLTVDGQKMSKSRGTFIMAETYLNHLRPEYLRYYFAAKLGSGIDDIDLNLEDFRLRVNADLVNKVVNIASRCAGFIKKLSDGQLSDTLVNAELYQEAVEAGDAIAAAYESREYSKAMREIMAIADKANQFIDTAEPWVLAKQEGKEQEVQDCCSIGINLFRVICTYLAPVLPQVAEDVKAFLNLETLNWDDIKSPLLDHRINKFKPLMQRVEEDKVNAMIEDSKATMASTAPVISTPLTEEPIADTINFDEFAKVDLRVVKIAAAEHVKGADKLLQLTLDLGGETRNVFAGIKSAYAPEELVGKHTVMVANLAPRKMKFGVSEGMVLAAGPGGEDIWILEPHEGAQPGMRIK, from the coding sequence ATGTCAGAAAATCAGCGAAAAATTCTAGTTACGAGCGCCCTACCCTATGCCAATGGCCCGATTCACCTCGGCCATTTAGTCGAATATATCCAAACAGATATCTGGGTCAGGTTTCAGAAACAACGCGGTCATCAATGCACCTATGTTTGCGCAGATGATGCCCACGGTACGCCTATCATGCTAAAAGCAGATCAGATGGGCATCTCGCCTCAAGTTCTGATTGACCAAGTCAGCCAAGAGCACCAGCGGGATTTTTCTGGCTTCATGGTGGGTTTTGATAACTACTACTCTACCCATTCCGAAGAAAACAAGCACTTTGCATCGTTGATCTACACACGCTTGCGCGATAAGGGCCATATTGCCCGCAAAACGATCACACAGGCATACGACCCAGAGAAAGAGATGTTCTTACCGGATCGTTTCGTCAAAGGTGACTGCCCTAAATGTGGTGCTCAGGATCAATATGGCGACTCTTGTGAAAAATGTGGCGCAACCTATAGCCCTGTAGAGCTAAAAAATGCTTACTCAGCAGTTTCTGGCGCAAAACCCATTGAGAAGGAGTCGGAGCACTACTTCTTTAAATTGGGTGACTTTGAGGACTTCTTGCGCAATTGGGTCGATAACCATGTGCAAGCGCAAATGATTCATAAACTCAATGAGTGGTTTGAATCCGGCCTACAAAACTGGGACATTTCCCGCGATGCACCCTACTGGGGATTTGAAATCCCAGATGCACCGGGCAAATTCTTCTACGTATGGCTGGACGCACCTATCGGCTACATGGCCAGCTTTAAAAACTGGTGTGAAAAAAACGGTGTCGATTTCGATGAGTATTGGAATGAGTCCTCAGATACCGAGCTGTACCACTTCATTGGCAAAGATATTGCGTACTTCCATACCCTCTTCTGGCCAGCCATGCTCGAAGGCGCAGGATTCCGCAAACCCAATGGGGTATTCTGTCACGGCTTCCTAACGGTTGATGGACAAAAAATGTCCAAGTCCCGCGGCACCTTTATTATGGCCGAAACCTACCTTAACCACCTTCGCCCCGAATATTTACGCTATTATTTTGCGGCGAAGCTTGGCTCAGGTATCGACGATATCGACCTCAACTTAGAAGACTTCCGCTTACGCGTGAACGCCGATCTCGTTAACAAAGTGGTCAATATCGCTTCACGTTGCGCAGGCTTCATCAAAAAGTTATCTGATGGTCAGTTATCAGACACTTTAGTTAATGCTGAGCTTTACCAAGAAGCTGTCGAAGCGGGCGACGCCATCGCCGCAGCCTATGAAAGCCGTGAATACAGCAAAGCGATGCGCGAAATTATGGCGATCGCCGATAAAGCCAACCAATTCATCGACACCGCTGAACCTTGGGTACTGGCAAAGCAAGAAGGTAAAGAGCAAGAAGTTCAGGATTGCTGCTCTATCGGTATCAACCTGTTCCGCGTGATCTGTACCTATTTGGCCCCGGTACTCCCACAAGTTGCTGAAGATGTGAAAGCCTTCCTCAACTTAGAGACATTGAATTGGGACGACATTAAGTCTCCTCTGCTTGACCACCGCATCAATAAATTTAAGCCCCTGATGCAACGTGTCGAAGAGGATAAAGTCAACGCCATGATCGAAGACAGCAAAGCAACAATGGCTTCGACAGCGCCCGTTATCTCGACACCGCTTACAGAGGAACCAATCGCAGACACCATCAACTTTGATGAATTTGCGAAAGTGGATCTACGTGTTGTCAAAATTGCCGCAGCAGAGCATGTTAAAGGTGCCGACAAGCTACTTCAGTTAACACTGGATCTAGGAGGCGAGACCCGCAATGTCTTTGCAGGCATCAAGTCAGCTTACGCGCCAGAAGAGCTTGTCGGTAAGCATACAGTGATGGTCGCCAACCTCGCACCACGCAAAATGAAATTTGGTGTTTCCGAAGGTATGGTACTAGCAGCCGGCCCGGGTGGTGAAGATATCTGGATTCTGGAACCACATGAAGGTGCCCAGCCCGGAATGCGGATTAAATAA
- a CDS encoding amino acid ABC transporter substrate-binding protein yields the protein MKKSLITAAILSVGFAGHAMAEGTLDAVKARGVIQCGVSTGLPGFSNPDDKGNWKGLDVDMCRAVAAATLGDATKVKYIPLTAKERFTALQSGEIDILPRNTTWTQTRDTQLGLNFAGVNYYDGQGFMVSKNLGVKSAKELDGAAVCIQAGTTTELNLADYFRLNGMSYSPVVFDTSDQTVKGFESGRCDVLTSDQSQLYALRIKLEKPDAAMVLPEVISKEPLGPVVRQGDDQWFNIVKWTHNAMLNAEELGVTSANAEEMKKSRDPNVRRLIGLEGPKGNGLGLNDDWAYQVVKQVGNYGESFDRNVGEGSPLKVSRGINALWSNGGLQYAPPMR from the coding sequence ATGAAGAAAAGCTTAATAACTGCTGCCATTCTGTCTGTAGGATTCGCTGGCCACGCAATGGCTGAAGGAACACTTGATGCGGTTAAAGCCCGTGGTGTTATTCAGTGCGGCGTGAGTACAGGCCTGCCTGGTTTTTCGAACCCAGATGACAAAGGCAACTGGAAAGGCTTAGATGTTGATATGTGCCGTGCGGTTGCTGCTGCAACACTTGGCGATGCCACTAAAGTTAAGTATATCCCGCTAACGGCTAAAGAGCGTTTTACGGCGTTGCAGTCTGGCGAAATTGATATTCTGCCACGTAACACCACTTGGACTCAGACACGCGATACTCAGCTGGGTCTTAACTTTGCTGGCGTGAACTACTACGACGGCCAGGGCTTCATGGTTTCTAAAAACCTAGGCGTTAAAAGCGCCAAAGAACTGGATGGCGCTGCGGTTTGTATCCAGGCAGGTACAACAACGGAGTTGAACCTAGCGGATTACTTCCGTCTCAACGGTATGAGCTACTCACCTGTGGTATTTGACACTTCAGACCAGACAGTTAAAGGGTTTGAATCAGGTCGTTGTGACGTACTGACCTCTGACCAATCTCAGCTTTATGCACTACGCATCAAACTAGAGAAACCAGATGCAGCGATGGTACTACCTGAAGTGATCTCCAAAGAGCCGCTAGGCCCTGTGGTTCGCCAAGGTGATGACCAATGGTTTAACATCGTTAAGTGGACTCACAATGCAATGCTGAATGCCGAAGAGCTAGGCGTAACATCAGCAAACGCTGAAGAGATGAAAAAATCTCGTGATCCTAACGTTCGTCGCTTAATCGGCCTAGAAGGTCCAAAAGGTAACGGTCTAGGTCTAAATGACGATTGGGCTTACCAAGTGGTCAAACAGGTTGGTAACTATGGCGAATCTTTCGATCGTAACGTGGGTGAAGGCTCACCATTGAAAGTATCCCGTGGTATCAATGCTCTATGGAGCAACGGTGGTCTTCAATACGCACCACCAATGCGCTAA
- a CDS encoding amino acid ABC transporter permease gives MSSSNRSTPEKAAKKSTSFWNDPDKRALLFQVLLVLGLAAFLLIIINNTLSNLEQRGITTGFDFLSVEAGFGILQSLIPYTEADSYGRTFFVGLLNTLIVSILGIIAATFLGFLLGVGRLSQNWLISRICTIYVEIFRNIPLLLQIFFWYVAVLRPLPSPKQSFEFMGTFLNNRGLYLPEPVAQSGFGLVIFAIIIGFVGAWLMGRWAAKRKDETGQDFPVIWAALGLIVGLPLVVFLLAGAPMTVEYPELKGFNFRGGITIIPELIALWLALTIYTAAFIAEIVRGGILAVPHGQLEASSALGLPRGRTLRFIIIPQAMRVIIPPLTSQYLNLTKNSSLATAIGYPDLVSVFMGTTLNQTGQAIEIIFMTMAVYLTLSILTSMFMNWYNKRSAMIER, from the coding sequence ATGTCGTCATCAAATCGATCAACCCCGGAGAAGGCCGCAAAAAAAAGCACCAGTTTCTGGAATGATCCAGATAAGCGCGCTTTGCTGTTCCAGGTTTTACTGGTACTGGGTCTTGCAGCCTTTCTCCTCATCATTATTAACAACACGCTGAGCAACCTAGAGCAACGCGGTATAACGACAGGGTTTGATTTCCTGAGCGTTGAGGCTGGCTTTGGGATTCTTCAGTCTCTTATTCCTTACACAGAAGCTGATAGCTATGGACGCACTTTTTTCGTCGGCTTACTGAACACATTAATAGTTTCGATTTTAGGTATTATTGCAGCCACCTTTTTAGGCTTCTTATTAGGCGTTGGCCGTTTATCACAGAACTGGTTAATCTCTCGAATCTGTACCATTTATGTCGAAATATTCCGTAACATACCTTTGTTACTACAGATTTTCTTCTGGTATGTCGCAGTACTTAGACCCCTACCCTCACCGAAACAAAGTTTCGAGTTTATGGGGACATTTTTAAACAACCGCGGCTTATATCTACCCGAACCTGTTGCTCAAAGCGGCTTTGGCTTGGTTATTTTCGCGATCATAATCGGTTTTGTAGGCGCTTGGCTCATGGGCCGCTGGGCTGCAAAACGCAAAGATGAAACGGGCCAGGATTTTCCAGTAATCTGGGCAGCCCTAGGCTTAATCGTAGGCTTACCGCTGGTTGTCTTTTTACTGGCAGGTGCTCCTATGACCGTTGAGTACCCTGAGCTTAAAGGGTTCAACTTCCGGGGCGGAATTACTATTATTCCTGAGTTAATCGCCCTATGGCTGGCACTCACGATCTACACAGCGGCGTTTATTGCCGAGATAGTTCGTGGTGGCATACTTGCCGTTCCCCATGGGCAATTAGAAGCCTCTAGCGCACTAGGCTTACCACGGGGGCGCACCCTCCGGTTTATCATTATTCCTCAGGCGATGCGTGTCATTATTCCACCACTGACAAGCCAATACCTCAACCTAACAAAAAACTCCTCACTCGCAACCGCCATTGGTTACCCAGATCTGGTATCTGTATTCATGGGCACAACCCTGAACCAAACAGGCCAGGCGATTGAGATTATCTTTATGACGATGGCTGTTTACCTCACCTTGAGCATACTCACTTCGATGTTCATGAACTGGTATAACAAGCGCAGCGCGATGATTGAGAGATAG
- a CDS encoding amino acid ABC transporter permease codes for MKYELQPTLPPPANTTGVLGWMKRNLFNGPINSAATIVLGYFLLMTLGPALKWMFIDADWFGDSKAACTSGGACWVFITHRFDQFMYGFYPEEGYWRINAAFIIFAACIAWLVIEKTPYKGYVAAFTLLIYPFIAFFLIYGGSFGLEVIETHKWGGLSLTLVLAVIGIVAAMPLGIVLALGRRSNMPIIRSFSVIYIEFWRGVPLITVLFMASVMLPLFVTEEITLDKLVRALIGITLFQSAYIAEVVRGGLQAIPKGQYEAADALGLGYWKSMIFIILPQALKLMIPGIVNTFIALFKDTSLVLIIGLFDLLAIVQSANSDPEWLGFATEGYIFVGFVFWIFCFGMSRYSMGLERRLQTGHNTR; via the coding sequence ATGAAATACGAATTACAACCTACTCTTCCACCACCAGCGAACACAACCGGTGTGCTGGGCTGGATGAAGCGCAACCTGTTTAATGGGCCGATCAACTCAGCCGCTACGATTGTATTGGGTTACTTTTTGCTCATGACCTTAGGGCCTGCCCTAAAGTGGATGTTTATAGACGCTGACTGGTTCGGAGACTCCAAAGCAGCCTGCACATCGGGTGGTGCTTGCTGGGTATTTATAACCCATCGCTTTGATCAGTTTATGTATGGCTTCTACCCAGAAGAGGGCTACTGGCGTATTAATGCGGCTTTTATCATCTTTGCGGCCTGTATCGCTTGGCTGGTTATTGAAAAGACACCTTATAAAGGCTACGTCGCCGCATTTACGCTGTTGATCTACCCATTCATTGCTTTCTTCCTGATTTATGGTGGTAGCTTTGGATTAGAGGTTATCGAAACCCATAAATGGGGCGGCTTAAGCCTGACGCTGGTGCTAGCCGTTATCGGTATCGTAGCGGCCATGCCTCTGGGTATCGTGCTCGCACTGGGACGACGCTCTAACATGCCGATTATTCGTTCGTTCTCGGTCATCTATATCGAGTTTTGGCGAGGCGTACCGCTGATTACCGTACTCTTTATGGCATCGGTAATGCTGCCACTGTTCGTAACCGAAGAGATCACATTAGATAAACTGGTTCGTGCCCTTATCGGTATCACACTCTTCCAGTCCGCCTATATTGCCGAGGTTGTCCGCGGGGGCTTGCAAGCCATCCCTAAAGGCCAATATGAAGCAGCAGACGCACTGGGGTTGGGCTACTGGAAATCGATGATATTTATTATCCTTCCCCAAGCCTTAAAACTGATGATTCCCGGTATCGTTAATACCTTTATCGCCCTGTTCAAAGATACCAGTCTGGTATTGATCATCGGCCTGTTTGATCTACTGGCTATTGTTCAATCCGCTAACAGCGACCCTGAATGGCTTGGCTTTGCGACCGAAGGCTATATTTTCGTTGGCTTTGTATTCTGGATCTTCTGTTTTGGCATGTCCCGCTACAGCATGGGACTGGAAAGACGTTTACAGACTGGCCATAACACGCGCTAA